The sequence AAACCGCCGCCCCGGTTTTACCTGTGGACCCCGCAACTACCAGAAGATGCCCAAAGTCTCCCTTGTGGGAACTGAGGTCCCGGGGTTTAAGGAGAGACTTCAATTCATCTCTATCAATAATGTAGTTCTGTATTTCCTCTCCCTCAATCAAGTGTTTAGGAATGCTTATATCAATTATCTCCAGCTCTCCCACATATTCTGTCCCTTCTGGGATTAGCAGCCCCACCTTGGGATGGGCAAAGGTGATTGTCAGGTCTGCTTTAATGCAGTTTCCCAAAATTTTTCCGGTATTGGCGTCTAACCCGGAAGGTATATCAACTGCAACCATGGGAATATCTGTCTGGTTCAAAACCTCTATAACGTCCCGAAAGAGACCTTTTATCTCAGAGTTTAGACCAGTTCCAAAAATGGCATCGATAATTAAATCACAGTCTCTTATTTCATCCCTAATCAAATCTATAATACCTTCCTCCTTAAACTCAAGAATATCTAAGCCCAGATGTTTTATAATTTCGAAGTTTGTCTTAGCATCTCCCAGGAGACTGTCCCCTGCAGTCAAAAGATACACCTTTACCTGAACACCTCTATTAAAAAGGTGCCTGGCAATAACAAAACCGTCACCCCCATTGTTCCCTTTGCCGGAAAAGACCGCAACCTTTTTGTTAACAAGCTCAGGATAGTAACTTTCAATTACCTCTGTTGCCCTGCTTCCAGCATTTTCCATAAGAACTATTCCAGGGATTCCGCATTCCTCAATAGCCCTTTTATCCAACCTCTGCATAATCTCAGACGTAACTGCCTTCAATCTAACCCTCCAGTATCACCTGAGCAATTCCATAACCACCATCATGAGACATGCTTAAAAAAATATTTCTTATATTGTTATTAATGCCGATTTCTTTAGCTTTGCTGTGTAGTTCAATTGAGGGTTTACCCATGGTATCATTGATGATTTCAATGTCTTTCCAGGGTATACCAGCACGCATTCCCAGCTCCAGTGCCTTTAAGAAAGCCTCTTTAGCCGCGAATCGTATGGCAAAATGTTGGCTGGGTAATCTCTTGTTTATGCAAAAATCTATCTCCCTTTCTGTAAAGAGCCTGTTTAAAAACCGACCCTTCCATCTTATAGAAAGATGCTCGATCCTTGACATCCTGACTATGTCTATACCTATTCCCAAAATCATGTTGGAGACTATCCTTTTGCTTATCTCCCATCTGGTTGGTGAAGAGGGTCCGAGGTGTCAAGGATTCTAGGGTTCAAGTGTTTTTTTAACATTTCACTCTAATCCTTGCCCCCTTGAACCCTTATGTATTTATCAATTCAATCATCTCTCTGACTGCTTTATCCAAACCTACAAATAAAGCCCTACATATTATGCTATGACCAATACTGAACTCCTCAATCTCATTAATCCCTATTAGCCTCTTGATATTCAAATAGTTCAACCCATGCCCCGCGTTTATTCCCAGTTTTAATTCTGATGCCATTTTAACAGCGGCAAGAATCCTATCGAGTTCTTTTTCTTCCTCAATCCTGTCCTTAGCATCACAGAATGTCCCTGTGTGGATTTCTATAAAATCGGCACCAACTCTATGTGCAGCCTTAACCTGATATATATCCGGATCAACGAAAAGACTAACAACTATCCCTCCATCTTTAAGCAACGCCACAGAATTTTCTATTGCTTCTCTATTCATATTGACATCCAGTCCGCCTTCAGTGGTCAGCTCTTCTCTCTTTTCCGGAACTAAGGTTGCCATATCAGGTTTTATTTCCAGGGCTATCCTTATCATCTCCTGAGTTGAAGCCATTTCTAAATTCAGCTTGCTTTTGACTGTTTGCTTGAGCAACCAGAGGTCCCTATCCTTAATATGCCTTCGGTCTTCCCTCAAATGAACTATTATCCCATCAGCCCCAGCCAGTTCAACTATAGCGGCTGCTGTCACAGGGTCAGGTTCGGTTATCCTCCTTGCTTCCCTAAGGGTTGCAACATGATCAACGTTTACCGATAATCTGGCCACTTAACTTACCTCCGCTATTACCCCAAAACCTTCTTTGTACAATCAGCAATCTCTTCTGCCATAGCAGATATCTCGTCCTGATCTTCTCCTTCTAACATGATTCTGAATATTAACTCAGTCCCTGAAAATCTAACCAGAACCCTTCCTTTATCTCCCAATTTTTCTTTTGTGTTCTTTATCTTAGAGGCAATTTCAGGTATATCATCTACCTCCCTTTTCTCTCTGACTTTTACATTCAATAAAACCTGGGGAAGCGGTTCCATTATCCGGGCTAACTCCGATAATCTTCTATTATTTATCTTCATAACTGCCAATATCTGCAATGCAGACAGAATCCCATCTCCGCTGGTATTATGATCCAGAAACACGATATGACCAGACTTTTCCCCACCCAGGTTATAACCATTTCTAACCATCTCCTCTACAACATACCTGTCCCCTACTGCTGTTTTAACGATCTTTCCTCCCAACTTTTTGAGGGTTATATCCAGCCCCATATTGCTCATCACGGTAGTAACCAATGTATTCTTCTTGAGCTTTCTATTCTTTATCATCTCCGCAGCGCAGATTGCCATAATATGGTCCCCGTCGACCAGCTCACCATTTTCGTCAACAAAGACTACCCTGTCAGCATCCCCGTCAAAGGCTATGCCCAAGTCTGCCTTTTTCTCCTTAACGGTCTTACTGATTAACTCTGGATGCAAAGAACCACAGTTTAAGTTAATATTCTCACCATCAGGTTCAACACCCAATGTAACCAGTTCGGCTCCAAGTTCTCTAAATACAGCAGGAGCTACCTTATAGGCTGCACCATTTGAACAGTCTAAGACGATCTTCAAACCATCCAGGGAGAGTGTCCTTGGAAACGTATTCTTAAGAAAGACTATATATCTGCCCGCTGCATCATTTATACGAAACGCTTTTCCGACCTCTGATGCTGTAGGACGAAGAGAATCTATACTGCCCTCTGAGATCAACTCTTCAATCTTCATCTCCAATTCGTCCGGCAGCTTAAAGCCATCTCTGGAAAAAAATTTTATTCCGTTGTCCTGAAAAGGATTGTGGGATGCAGAGATTACTACCCCTGCGTCTGCCCTCATACTGGGTGTAATAAAGGCTATTCCAGGGGTCGGAAGGGGGCCAACCAGCAGAACATCAACACCCATAGAGCAGATTCCGGCAGTCAAGGCATTTTCTATCATATATCCAGAAAGACGGGTATCCTTACCAACCACTATTTTATGCCTTCTCTGTGCATTTTTAAACAGATAAGCAATCCCTCTACCCAGCTGCACTGCTGTTTCAGCAGTCATGGGTTCAATGTTTGCAACCCCTCTTACACCATCTGTACCAAACAATCTACCCATAATAGGTCTCCATGGCTATCAGCTTACAGCTCTCAGCTTTCAGTGAAAACAGATACTTCCCTCAACTCCTTGATATACCCATACAACTGACCACCTGTCTGCAAACAGGCTGGCTGACAACCAATAACTGACACTATGCATTCTTTATTGCATCAATTACCCTCACAACCTTCTTGATCATACCCACATTATGAACCCTTACGATGTTGGCGCCATTGAGTATCGCTGCTGACACAGCAGCGGCAGTCCCCTCCTCCCTTTGTGTTACATCAGCATCCAGGATTTTCCCAATAAATGCCTTTCTTGAGGGACCTACAAGGATAGGTTTGCCCAAGCTTCTGAATTCTGATAACCTATTAATTATTTTCAGGTTGTGTCCGTCATCCAGAGACTTTCCAAATCCTATTCCGGGATCTATAATAATCTTATGGGGGTCTATCCCAGCTCTTTCAGCCATATCAATACTGTCTTTCAGGTATTCGATAATCTCTGAAATCAGGGATTCATAACGGGGGTTTTGCTGCATATTCTCAGGAGTCCCCTTCATATGCATCAGGACAACAGGAACATCATGGCGGGAAGCGCTCTCTGCCATTTTAGGGTCAAAATTCAATGCACTTATGTCATTTATTATCTCGGCACCCGCATCAATGGCTCTTTCTGCAACAACAGACTTATAAGTATCTATGGAGATAGGCACATCGATTTTCGGTGCAAGCCTTTCTATCACAGGAATAACCCTACTAATCTCCATTTCAGCAGTGATCGGTTTTGAACCAGGTCTGGTTGTCTCCCCACCAATATCTATAATATCAACCCCCTCATCAACCAACTTCAGAGCATGGGCAATGGCTCGATGGAGGTCAAAGAAAAATCCTCCGTCAGAAAAAGAATCGGGGGTTACATTTATAACCCCCATAATGTAAGTACGCTTGCTGAGGTTTAGGTCAACCTTTTTACATCTTATAACAAATTCATCTTCGTGTTGACTATCGGTCATTCTAATCAAGATTGACGGCTTCGTAAAAAGTCCATCTGCGGCGTTGCGCTGCATCCCTCGTTGTTACAGCGTAGCTATAAGTACGCTTCACTCCTCGTGATTTGCGCGCCTTGCATCTGGAGCTTTTTACTGTGCAGTCTGACTTTTGACTTTTTACGACTTCATCAAGATTCTGGAACTAACCGTTTTTGTTTAGTCCTTTTCACCTTTTTAATTTCTGTAGTCTCTGTTGCCTTCTGGGTTCTCTTCACTTCTTTAAATTCCTTAGTCTCTATCTGCACCTGTCCTTTTTCTACTATATCGTTGATCTCCGACGCATCAAGAACCTCCTTTTCCAGTAAAGCATGGGCAAGGTCATGGAGGGTAGTAATATTGTTAGTTAAAATTTTCTTTGCCCTTCCATAGTTTTCTGTAACAATCCTTTTAACTTCTTTATCAATCTTTATAGCGGTATCCTCACTGTAATCCCGGTGCTGAGCAATCTCTCTTCCAAGAAAGATCTGCTCTTCTTTTTTACCAAAGGTAAGAGGTCCCAGGTCTTCACTCATTCCCCACTCACAAACCATCTTCCTTACTAAATCCGTAGACCTTTCAAGATCGTTGCCAGAACCAGTGGTGAGATCCCCCAATACTATCTCCTCAGCTGCCCTTCCTCCAAGTAGAATTGAAATATTGTTTAACAAATATTCTTTGGGGTATGTGTGCCTTTCATCTATGGGCAGTTGCTGGGTCAAACCTAATGATCTGCCCCTGGGTATTATGGTCACTTTATGGATTGGGTCTGTACCCGGCAGCAGCTTAGCAACCAATACATGGCCTGCTTCGTGATAAGCTGTGTTACGTTTTTCCTCAGGGCTGATGATCATGCTCCTTCTTTCAGTACCCATCATAACCTTGTCTTTGGCCTCTTCAAAATCCTCCATCTCTAAATTCGTTTTGCTTTTCCTTGCTGCCAGCAGAGCTGCTTCATTCACTAAATTCTCTAAATCAGCTCCAGTAAAACCAGGAGTTCCCCTGGCTAAAACCTCCATATCTACACCATTAGACAAAGGGGTCTTTTTAGCATGTACCTTAAGTATTCCTACCCTCCCCCTTACATCAGGCGGGGGCACTACAACCTGTCGGTCAAATCTTCCCGGCCGCATCAATGCCGGGTCCAATACATCGGGCCTATTGGTAGCCGAAATGAGAATTACACCTTCATTAGATTCAAATCCATCCATCTCTACCAGTAATTGGTTCAGTGTTTGTTCCCTTTCATCATGCCCGCCACCGAGCCCTGCTCCGCGATGTCTTCCCACAGCATCAATCTCATCGATAAATATAATACAGGGGGCATTTTTCTTGCCCTGGATAAAGAGGTCTCTAACTCGAGATGCACCTACCCCGACAAACATCTCAACAAAATCTGACCCGCTTATATTGAAAAAAGGGACATTGGCCTCTCCAGCAATCGCTTTTGCCAATAGTGTCTTTCCAGTACCTGGGGCACCCATTAAAAGAACCCCTTTGGGGATTCTCCCGCCCAATTTTGTAAATTTCTTGGGGTTTTTTAAAAACTCTATGATCTCCTGAAGCTCCTCCTTTGCTTCATCAATACCAGCCACGTCTTCAAATGTTATTTTGTGCTGGTGTTCCGAGAGCAATTTAGCCCTGCTTTTCCCAAATGACATTGCCCTGCCACCAGCCTGCATCTGTCTCATAAACAGTATCCATACGCCAATAAGGAGGAGCATAGGAAACCATGAAATAAGGGCGGTAAAATACCATGGGGATTCTTCCCTTGGCTTAACAGATATTCTAATATCCTTGGATTTCAGGGTTCTAATCAGGTCAGGGTCTTGGGGAGCATAGGTTTTGAATCCCTTTCCACTCAGGTATTTACCCTGGATATTTTCCCCCTGGATTTCAACTTCTGAGATATCACCCCTCTCAATTGCGGATAAAAAATCACTGAATATAACTTTTTCCTCGGTTGTCTGGGGTTTATTAAAAAGTTGATACAATAATATCATCATCAAGGTGATAACCAGCCATAGTGCCATGTTTTTGTAAAATGGATTCATTGTCCCCTTCAATAAAGCATAGTGTCAGTTGTTCGTTGTCAGACCACCTGTTTGCAAACAGGTGGTTAGTTATATGAATTTTTCTATGCGTAGCCTTTAAAAATATATAATACAAATTATTATAAATTACAATAAAAATCCTACAATTTCAGACACTGGACTTCAGACGTTAGACACCAGACTTTCCAATTGTGTAATCCCTGGCTATTTCCCCCTCTTCAGTCTAAGGTCTGATGTCTGTTGTCTATGGTCTAATATCTGAGTCACAGTGATTAGACCCATTCAGAAAATCCTCACCTCAAGAATCTTTCCGGGGCATTTCCCTACCATTACTCTGTTATCCATCCTTAAACCCATGACCCATGCTATCAGGTTATCAAAGAGGAGAAGGGGGATCTGTCTGCGTGTAGATTTAGGTATCTTATTATCAATAAAGAAATCCTTCAGTTTTTTAGTGCCCTCCATTCCCATAGGTTGAAACCTGTCCCCTTCCCTGAAATTTCTGATAACAATAGGAAATTTAATTTGACGATAATCCATAAACGCTACATTGGGATCAACATTTAAGTTCAAACCTTCCTTTTGTGGAATAACCTTGAGTTCTACTTCTTTATTGACCTCCTTAAGTCTGACATAGTTGGGAATTTCAGAGAAAGAATAACAGAATGGGGTTTCTTTGACTTCTCTTCTTATTATCAATTCATTGTATTGCTTCTCAACAATGATTCCTCCGGGTAGACTTAATGACTTATTGGCGCCTTCACTGGAAAGCATCCCCACCAGAGATTCCAGATGTCTAAAGTTAATCCTTTTCAGGTTGCCTGAAAAGGACTCCATCGCCTTTCTCAAGACTCTAATCTGCATGGACCCTTCTAAACCCTTTAGATAGAGAATATTAAGGGTTAGTGATTCCTTTCCCCCTGAGACACAAATTCTGGAGAAGAGATTCAAAACGAGTTTCTCCATGAATTCATCTTCTTTCCTCAATATCTCAGAGGTATGAATCAGGTTCTGCACAATTCCAGGGTTGTACTCCTTCACCAATATTGGCATCAAGCTATTACGTACCTTATTACGTAAATAGACATTTTCCCTGTTTGAACTATCAGTAACGAATTCAATGCTGTTTTCTCTCAGGAATCCTTCTATCTCTGACCTCTGGATCTCGATAAGGGGGCGTATAAAGATACCATCTCTGACAGGAGGAATCCCGCAAAGACCTTTAATCCCTGCCCCCCTTATTAACCTCATCAAGACCGTTTCAGCCTGATCGTCTGCATTATGCCCCAGAGCCACCTTTTGTGCATTGAACTTTTTCAAGGTATCCACGAAGAACTCGTATCGGGCATCCCTGGCAGCCTGCTGGGTAGATTTCTTCTCAGCCTTTTTCAAAGCAGGGATATCAATGGATTTGGATTCAAAAGGCAGATGGAAAGTATTTGCCAGCTTCTCTACAAACCTGCATTCCCTCTTTGCCTCCATCCCTCGAATACAATGGTCCAGGTGGGCAACAATCAGGGTAATGTTAAAATCCTCTCTTAATTCCTCTAATGTATGGAGGAGAAAGACGGAATCAGCCCCCCCTGAAACGGCAACTACAACCCTATCCCCTTGTTCCAGCATACGGTATTTTTCTATGGTACGTCTTACCTTTGAGATAAGCATTATTTGCCCCTGTTTACCGATTATCCACTATACGTCTTTTTTGAGTTCTCCCGCCTCTTCTTAACGTTCCCTTTTCAGCAAACTTAATTTCGGGCATGCCCAGCATCTTTGAACCGATGCTTTCTTTGATTGGGGCTATTGAAATCAAACGCTGGATAATCTGTTGTTCAACACCTGTACTATTTTCCAGAACCTCAGCATGACAACATATAGCATCTTTACTATTTTTCTTGGTGATAAATAAACGGTAATCAACAAGTTCAGGTACAGCATACAGCGCATCATCTACCATGGAGGTAAATATTTTTCTTTTGTTTCCTATCTCAACAATCAATGCTTTCCTTTTGGGGATTTGTCCGATTTTGAGTACTGTATTTGCTCCACATTTGCACGGCGTTCGGATGATTCGTGCAATATCGCCCGTTCGATATCTAATCAGAGGCATTCCTTCCCGGTTTAAGGTTGTAAATACCAGCTCTCCCTCTTCTTCATTGGTAAGCATTTCACTGGTTTCGGGGTCAACAGTTTCAAAAAGGAGATCGCATTCATTAAAATGATACCCATCGTGAGCATGGCATTCAATACCAATTGCAAAACCGGCTTCGGTCATACCATAGTGGTGAAAGATTTCAGCACCCCAGCATGTTTCAAGGTATTTTCTTGCGGGTACAGCGAGATATTCGGAGGTTATAAATACCGCTTTGACACCGATACTCTTAAGATTATGAATCAGTCGCCCTTCCTGTGTCATACGCCATATCCGAAACGCCGACCCCATGATCATAACAGGTCTGGTTTTGATGATTGATTGGATTTTTTCCTCAGTGGGACAGTAGCAATCTCCAATAACCGGCACCCCACCTAACTTTTCAACACCCCTTGCAATCAGCCTTGCCATGCTCAGCGGTGTAACGTTATCAGGCAAAAATATATGTACAGATTGACCTCTCATATCCATGCCGGCTTCGGACATGACCGTTTTCATAATGGCAGCCTTCGAATCGACAATTGCATCTGCATCTTTTTGAGTAAAAAAAATCTTTTTCGGTCTGCCTGTGGTGCCAGTAGTAAAATGAGAAAACGTTCTTTTTATTTGAGACTGTGAGACGCACAACAGTTTATAGGGGTGGTATCGAATATCATCCGGTTGTGTAAAAGGGATATTTCCCAGGTCGGCTAACGTGTTTATCGTTCCGACTTTTTGATAAAGTCCTCTGTAAAATACACTTTGGCTTGAAGCATA is a genomic window of Thermodesulfobacteriota bacterium containing:
- the acpS gene encoding holo-ACP synthase → MILGIGIDIVRMSRIEHLSIRWKGRFLNRLFTEREIDFCINKRLPSQHFAIRFAAKEAFLKALELGMRAGIPWKDIEIINDTMGKPSIELHSKAKEIGINNNIRNIFLSMSHDGGYGIAQVILEG
- the glmM gene encoding phosphoglucosamine mutase; protein product: MGRLFGTDGVRGVANIEPMTAETAVQLGRGIAYLFKNAQRRHKIVVGKDTRLSGYMIENALTAGICSMGVDVLLVGPLPTPGIAFITPSMRADAGVVISASHNPFQDNGIKFFSRDGFKLPDELEMKIEELISEGSIDSLRPTASEVGKAFRINDAAGRYIVFLKNTFPRTLSLDGLKIVLDCSNGAAYKVAPAVFRELGAELVTLGVEPDGENINLNCGSLHPELISKTVKEKKADLGIAFDGDADRVVFVDENGELVDGDHIMAICAAEMIKNRKLKKNTLVTTVMSNMGLDITLKKLGGKIVKTAVGDRYVVEEMVRNGYNLGGEKSGHIVFLDHNTSGDGILSALQILAVMKINNRRLSELARIMEPLPQVLLNVKVREKREVDDIPEIASKIKNTKEKLGDKGRVLVRFSGTELIFRIMLEGEDQDEISAMAEEIADCTKKVLG
- the ftsH gene encoding ATP-dependent zinc metalloprotease FtsH, producing the protein MNPFYKNMALWLVITLMMILLYQLFNKPQTTEEKVIFSDFLSAIERGDISEVEIQGENIQGKYLSGKGFKTYAPQDPDLIRTLKSKDIRISVKPREESPWYFTALISWFPMLLLIGVWILFMRQMQAGGRAMSFGKSRAKLLSEHQHKITFEDVAGIDEAKEELQEIIEFLKNPKKFTKLGGRIPKGVLLMGAPGTGKTLLAKAIAGEANVPFFNISGSDFVEMFVGVGASRVRDLFIQGKKNAPCIIFIDEIDAVGRHRGAGLGGGHDEREQTLNQLLVEMDGFESNEGVILISATNRPDVLDPALMRPGRFDRQVVVPPPDVRGRVGILKVHAKKTPLSNGVDMEVLARGTPGFTGADLENLVNEAALLAARKSKTNLEMEDFEEAKDKVMMGTERRSMIISPEEKRNTAYHEAGHVLVAKLLPGTDPIHKVTIIPRGRSLGLTQQLPIDERHTYPKEYLLNNISILLGGRAAEEIVLGDLTTGSGNDLERSTDLVRKMVCEWGMSEDLGPLTFGKKEEQIFLGREIAQHRDYSEDTAIKIDKEVKRIVTENYGRAKKILTNNITTLHDLAHALLEKEVLDASEINDIVEKGQVQIETKEFKEVKRTQKATETTEIKKVKRTKQKRLVPES
- the tilS gene encoding tRNA lysidine(34) synthetase TilS, with amino-acid sequence MLISKVRRTIEKYRMLEQGDRVVVAVSGGADSVFLLHTLEELREDFNITLIVAHLDHCIRGMEAKRECRFVEKLANTFHLPFESKSIDIPALKKAEKKSTQQAARDARYEFFVDTLKKFNAQKVALGHNADDQAETVLMRLIRGAGIKGLCGIPPVRDGIFIRPLIEIQRSEIEGFLRENSIEFVTDSSNRENVYLRNKVRNSLMPILVKEYNPGIVQNLIHTSEILRKEDEFMEKLVLNLFSRICVSGGKESLTLNILYLKGLEGSMQIRVLRKAMESFSGNLKRINFRHLESLVGMLSSEGANKSLSLPGGIIVEKQYNELIIRREVKETPFCYSFSEIPNYVRLKEVNKEVELKVIPQKEGLNLNVDPNVAFMDYRQIKFPIVIRNFREGDRFQPMGMEGTKKLKDFFIDNKIPKSTRRQIPLLLFDNLIAWVMGLRMDNRVMVGKCPGKILEVRIF
- a CDS encoding DVU_1553 family AMP-dependent CoA ligase, with the protein product MFFEEWIHNKIRKTFKKNPEYRKFTGKENLQEINRQDVEKFQCFNLNKILEYASSQSVFYRGLYQKVGTINTLADLGNIPFTQPDDIRYHPYKLLCVSQSQIKRTFSHFTTGTTGRPKKIFFTQKDADAIVDSKAAIMKTVMSEAGMDMRGQSVHIFLPDNVTPLSMARLIARGVEKLGGVPVIGDCYCPTEEKIQSIIKTRPVMIMGSAFRIWRMTQEGRLIHNLKSIGVKAVFITSEYLAVPARKYLETCWGAEIFHHYGMTEAGFAIGIECHAHDGYHFNECDLLFETVDPETSEMLTNEEEGELVFTTLNREGMPLIRYRTGDIARIIRTPCKCGANTVLKIGQIPKRKALIVEIGNKRKIFTSMVDDALYAVPELVDYRLFITKKNSKDAICCHAEVLENSTGVEQQIIQRLISIAPIKESIGSKMLGMPEIKFAEKGTLRRGGRTQKRRIVDNR
- a CDS encoding pyridoxine 5'-phosphate synthase encodes the protein MARLSVNVDHVATLREARRITEPDPVTAAAIVELAGADGIIVHLREDRRHIKDRDLWLLKQTVKSKLNLEMASTQEMIRIALEIKPDMATLVPEKREELTTEGGLDVNMNREAIENSVALLKDGGIVVSLFVDPDIYQVKAAHRVGADFIEIHTGTFCDAKDRIEEEKELDRILAAVKMASELKLGINAGHGLNYLNIKRLIGINEIEEFSIGHSIICRALFVGLDKAVREMIELINT
- a CDS encoding NAD(P)H-hydrate dehydratase, which translates into the protein MKAVTSEIMQRLDKRAIEECGIPGIVLMENAGSRATEVIESYYPELVNKKVAVFSGKGNNGGDGFVIARHLFNRGVQVKVYLLTAGDSLLGDAKTNFEIIKHLGLDILEFKEEGIIDLIRDEIRDCDLIIDAIFGTGLNSEIKGLFRDVIEVLNQTDIPMVAVDIPSGLDANTGKILGNCIKADLTITFAHPKVGLLIPEGTEYVGELEIIDISIPKHLIEGEEIQNYIIDRDELKSLLKPRDLSSHKGDFGHLLVVAGSTGKTGAAVLTCQGAMHAGVGLVTLGIPESLNPIMENKLTEVMTEPLPETPPGFLGIQALEKIVALTEKKSALALGPGVSTNDGTIELVHRIVKEVNIPLVIDADGLNALARDVNILKEARAVVVLTPHPGEMARLMNTSAAEIQNDRIEISRRFAQEYNVYLVLKGFRTIIADPFGGIWINPTGNPGMAAAGMGDVLTGMLSSFIAQGFDIMDAAKLAVFSHGLAGDTIVSERGEIGLLATDVIERIPSVLNELRDSVRR
- the folP gene encoding dihydropteroate synthase translates to MQRNAADGLFTKPSILIRMTDSQHEDEFVIRCKKVDLNLSKRTYIMGVINVTPDSFSDGGFFFDLHRAIAHALKLVDEGVDIIDIGGETTRPGSKPITAEMEISRVIPVIERLAPKIDVPISIDTYKSVVAERAIDAGAEIINDISALNFDPKMAESASRHDVPVVLMHMKGTPENMQQNPRYESLISEIIEYLKDSIDMAERAGIDPHKIIIDPGIGFGKSLDDGHNLKIINRLSEFRSLGKPILVGPSRKAFIGKILDADVTQREEGTAAAVSAAILNGANIVRVHNVGMIKKVVRVIDAIKNA